The region CCACTTCAAATATTTTTGCACATGCAGTTATGGCAAGATTCACGTCTGGCATGGGATCCGATGCAATTTGGAAACATTTCCATCTTGCGCGTTCATTCTTCTGAGGTATTCAAGCCAGACATATCCCTCTACAACAGGTAGGTAATTAATTAGTTAAATTGATGATGAATGACACAAAAAGCGATTGTTAGATCACCAAAGaatcaataatattaatatgatAATTGGCTTTtttgcagaagaaaaaaaaaaacaatccaaaGCCCTTGAGCCCGGCTATATGTAAAGTGCATGGCAGTATAAAATTTTTACCGGGGGCAATACCATGGAGACAAAATTTACtgtttaacattaaaaataaacaacaacagATATTCAATACACATCCACCTTATTATTccatttcgtttattttcatttcaacgaTTGCATGTTTGACTTTGCACaactttattatatatataagtaCATGTTAGGACAAAGtaatatgaaatttattgggAACATGACATAACCTCAACAGAAcataaaggacatttcgcaccagaaaaaaaattttgagaagcaagcaagaaaaaaaaagtcttcaatttcaaactcgtcaggggggcacatatacgtcctttgcatgggtggTGGCTCGTcaagggggcagtctgccccccccccccataggtacgctagtgcacGAAGCAATGATTACACGAGTAGATGAAAAGAggaggaaaggagaaaaaaaggggcAAAAATGTATAGGAATACTCCAAAATCAACCATACAATGATTATGCAATTTATAGTTTACAACTTGTGTTTCCTCCAGCCATTCACCAAATGAGATGCTTTCGGATGATATTTCAGTTCTAGTGTACAACACCGGTACAGTCTACTATATACCGCCGACAGCTATTGAAGCATCCTGCACATTCGACTTCAAGGACTACCCATACGATACACACGTAAGAATATGAACACTAAATAAACACCATCCggtttcaagtttggtgttgttACACTTTGTACTGTGCTCTTAGAAATTTAGAGATGTTCATCTTAAGCACCTTTAGCAATGCCACCTACACTAGAAGCACCATATCCCGGCACCATAAAGGTGCACCGAAAAGGTACAAAGTTGCACCCTTTTGATGTTCTATTTTTTCCAAGAGTTTTAATGTGGGTGTTGGGCTGCTATTTACAGCAAAACCAGCAATGGACCTGAAATGAAGCCGGTCGGTCCACGATCGAATGTCACGAggtatatttttaaatactCAAATTTGGTGTTGGTACTATCGTTACACCTCTACACCCCATTCAAAACCTTTGGGTCACACAGCGCACCAATCGATGCTAATGACTGTATTCTTGAATTGAACTAGGAGCCTGTACGTTTCTCAGTATTTGTCAACTTGGGTTAGAactcaattttattttgttttcttttcatcatgCGTTGCTCTTGGTGAGTGCTAGTCGAAAATGTTCAAACCTCTCTTTTACTAAGcgcattttgttttataattacCATCAAAGAGAACCTtggtaataaataaaaagaaatgatttaaaagTTACGGTGATAGTTGGAAGAAGCTGGACCAAAAactaattatttttattttaaaatctaGAATTTTTGAGAATTAAGTCTCGACAGGTGCAGATGTTGTCTACATTATTTATCGGAATATATTGTTCGTTCCATATATGGTTATGGGCTGTATTGTAAACGTAAAGGAAATTAGAAAAACGAAacttaccaaaaaaaaacaacaacaaacaaacaaaacaagaaattgGATGAAGGGATGCaataattttgactttatcaACTTTTTGATTGATAGAAATGCCGCCTGAAGCTTGGATCGTGGTCGTATGATAACTCGAAAATAAAGGTCACTTCATCGGCCAAAGAAATAGACCTGGAAGACTACTGGGAACACCCGGTGTGGGACGTCGTAGAAACCTCAGCCGTTAAAAACACCATCAGCTACCCATGTTGTGAAGACATATACGAGGACGTGACCTTTCATTTGACCATAAGACGTCGAGACAGCCATGGTTATATCGCTTCCTCCGTGATCGCCACCTGGCTCATCCTCGTCGTCTTCCTGATCGGACCGTCGTCGGCCGGAGAACGTACCCTCTTTGCGGGCTTTGTCTTTGTCTCACTGGTAGTGCTATCAGCAGCGCTGAGCGGTGAGGTGCCCATCTACTCAGCAACCAGACTCGGTCGATTTCTCATCGCTGGGATGCTCGTCACTGCCATCGTCATGGTCATCAACGGCCTCATCTGCCGTTTCTACCCGAAGGACCAACCCGGCCAAATGAAGGTGAGGGGTGGGATACGGGTGTACACTTTGAACTTACAACTTTGATTTCAAATTACAGGAAAAGGGAATCGTCTCAAGATTTTACCGTCACCTTACTTTTTATTATTCCCCCTCTCAATGTACAGAAccctttcatattttctttacacGTGTTATTCAAAGCTTATGTGTCGAAGATTTAGACTTAGATTTTAGATTTtagtgatttatttcatttcttttctttccatttttcacaTACCagtcaaaaatacataaatacaaatacataaatacaattacacaaatgaacaaaagtaatgaccttacatttgcaAAAAGATGATAAATGCATGGTTAATACTTCCTGTATTAACTATAGGACCCCGGGGAAGAACAGGTTGGCTATTGATAGCCAATCTGAAGCTGGTCTATCCCTACGATTCTTTATTACATGCATTGTAAGCTTCATTACTGTTATATTGTTAATttgttatattgtttttaattatttgatcatgtaatgtttattttgtttatatttatgcatttttaatCGTTAATAaaaaccaaccaaccaaccaacctgTTGCGTTTCAAATTTGCAAATCAATTTATTCCCTAGTAGTCAAAAGGGAATATATGTTTCGGTGATGTAGGCCTAAATACTGCAACCAAAGCAACctcaagaacaaagaaagtaatGAAGGCTTTTTAACAGAGTATACACTGTAAAACTATGGTGTTAAGACTGACACCGAGGACCACACCctgtggtgttaaaattacacccaagagattgaacataacaccaaacagtgtcaatgtaacaaccaaatgtGTTGTTATAACACCAAACTAACTGCACTATCACTGgagtaaaataactggtgtggtcccctacatacaccggttaacaccacattttttgctgtgtagcttgaaatttacattttgtctcTCCATTATGCAGGAGGGTGATGGATCTGCTCCTCGTGTGTTTCTCTTCATTGATATCGGTGCTTTCCTTGGAACTGTCATCATCCTCGCTATATTAACAGGCGCCCTCTTCGCCTAAGGCAAGGTAGTTCTTCATTGAATTCTGCCTTCTGGAGAAATTCAACGTATGATTAACAGTACCAATAATTGTATCAATTATAAcatatgataattatgatgaaaacaaaaaattgttataACCCGCCCCACCAAAAAAAGTATTATGTAAATCCTTTTTACCCATTACTAATTGTATAGAGATTTCATTGTAAAATGTGTAGACTTTTAATTCATTTAGGATGTTGATTTATCAGTTTGTCATATCTTTCCCAAAATATGCACTTTCTTACTTATCTGTTTAAAATTAGTATGTGCATGTTTTgcatgatgaaaaatatgttatgcATTAGAAAGCGATGAACTTATAAACTCTTTCAACGAATTATACCTCGGGCCAATTATATGTCATAAGTGACATAACTCTTGTAAATAGGAGACTTATGTACTTAATATTACGCTCGTATTCTCAAGTCTGGTTTGACTgaggccatggtctaactctgttcTAAAATTGTGAGAAGCAGAAAATGCCAAAATTATTTAGTCACTGTGTTCTTTCATCATGCTATATTGGGGACGGAAACAAATTAATTCATTGTTCTCAGACAGTTACGAactgataattatgataaatcgAACTTAAACTTTTAGTGATTTTGTGTGACAAATGGCTGTCCATTGTTAAATCACTACTTCAGTCCAGAGTTCAGAATAGGGGTCTTCGTATTGGTTGAGAATAAATATTATGCATGCACGATCATTTTGTTATAGTTTGAGGacaatttcaatgaataaattgTACTTTCCCAATGACGGCGTCGCTGATTTGTCCATTATTCATTAAtgcatttattctttcattattcattcatttattaatttatacaaacaattattttcttctattgAAACTATCGACATGTATTTATACAAAACCATGTTGTCATGAAAGGCTATGAATATCtcatcaggttttttttttcaagaaggtgTTGGTTTGTCGTTCAAGCACGGCGCACACTGTTTtgaagggggaggggctgaGCCAGAAGTTGGAGGCTTGCCAtgcaaaaacaagaaaaacaatcatatacTCATCTTTAAGTTTTGTAcattgtttttgaaaaatacgGGGGCtggagcaccccccccccgtttccgcGGCCCGTGGACACAATGTTATATACTCATGTTTCTACACGTGACTTGTGTTTGTTATTCTCGAAatgtgtatattgtgaatatttgTTGTTCTTTCTGTGTAGTCTTGGTATAACATTAATACCCCCTTGTACATGAACAATAATTCTCattaaagtaggcctacattataaagatattttgcaataagtgttctttttttttttggggggggtaggtTTTATTTTCTCTCGTATTTTAGTGTCTATGAcctcataataattatactgaCTGCTCTATGATCCTCATTACACTCCCCCTCCCACTTCTTGTATACTTCTCATCCTCCCCCTCCACTTCTCCTCCCggcttctcctcctcttccccttttctgctccttcttcttctcattctcaTTCTCcgtctcctcctctttcttctttccctttcttgttTTCGACCCTCTCATGGACGGGCTGATATTTAGGACCCTCAAATcgatattttgaacaaataataGCACAATTAATCACcaataattactttttttgtcaaaatggcCATCGACTGCCATCTTGGATATTTTATCAGTAATCTCTGATTAGGTGGTCAAGACATACTCGTCAAGTAGTCTTCAGATTTGGAGTTATTGGCCACTAAAATCTcccgtatttattttgaagagaAGTTCAAGTGTGACGGTCCCCTAACATAGCCTTGGTCTATAAATGAAATTCGTCTGTTGTGTCCTTGTTATGATACCGTTTGTTAACAATATCAGTAGGTCCTATGTAGAAGGCTGAGCGAGAGAATCTGGTAAAATATGGAATAATGCGTTTTCTCACTCTAATCGATCCCAGTggtataaacacacacacatgcgTTGATAATCAAAACTAAAAACGAATAATCGTTCAACTGTCTACAGCGGATATCCCGTAGAACGTTACCGTTCAGGAAGTGTAAGACAGAAGACGAAACTTTTCTATCGACAGAAAGACAATAATTAATGTGGGTACCGGTActcttcaatgtttttttttttggggggggggccgggggatGATCTTAGTGGTCGGTCAGTAACTTAAAGGGGGAGTTTACCCCGACAAAAAGATTATTgtaaaaaagcagaaaaaataatgaaaaatattacccaaggcttgagaaaaatccatcagaGAATGAAATAGTTAttctaattatttgatttgtgatgtcatatacgAGCACCTTTTCTACATatcatggtaaaaaaataaatcaataaaatgtcattttctcaggaaattgatttttttactgtaccttcagtatatctacagataaatcatttcacacccgttcctaaaaagaaataaaaacaagtcATCACGAAACATGACGCTTAGCTCTTTAATATTGATGAACGaaaagcaaatcagaaatcAGAGAGCCGACGGCAATTTTGATGTTTGCTGTGCGATTGTCCGAAAACAGAATCACGGAGCGGAAAGCGGGTTCtgactttgttttttatatatatatgtatataaaaaaatctagaATGAGTCATCAGAAAAAGCCCAAAAGTATTTCTGATCTTAGTTTTCTGTTTTTGATctacaaaaacgaaatcacaacaCGTTTTTCTCGTTGGATTTCGTTTTTGTGTGTTCACGAACCAAAACACGAGGCTGATTTCCGTTTTCGCTTCTTCCTGATCGGAACggaaaaacgaattatccattaCCTTGAGCCAGGGCAGAGTTAACGAAGGGCTACGGTCCGCTAGGCCAACGCAGAAATCTTGAAAGCTGGACCACCGCTGCGTTGATTAAACGTTGCACAAGTTTGGTAGAGCGGTTGTATGCGTTTTATGAGCGTACACGGGATTGCTGGAACGAAGTCGGGCGTTAAAGCAACTTTGGTTGGCGTTGGTATGGAGTATGGAGGTGTCACCTCTAAACCAAACAACGTTAAAGCAACGCCAGTTTCAGCGGTGCACCGCTAAGACAACGCCCATGTTTTCGATTCCCCCCCATTTTGCGCGTAGTGACGATCGATCGTTGTCGAATTCTACTCCTCTCCCCATCGTTCAAGGACCGCTCCACAGTGGGCCGGGGCgaaacaaaagtgcgccaaaattcattttgcgcaatttcagatttttaatttttgtcatgcccagctgaaagacaatactttgaagaatatttcagcaaaatattttattccggAATATGCATaaaggttgttaatttcctacctcaaatcgtaaaatgtgacattttgcgaaatgtCGCGTATATGACATCCTAGTTGAAAAACAGGCCATTTCACAGGaggtttttcatgtaggaatctgaaatggctcccacataatcctgatatattctttttttgtgtgaaagggttcaaagtacataaaagacacattttaagaggtttataggatgatttttcctcgaaataggctgaaaaatccatgttttttgcatttacaataGAATAGTTTAGATTTCCATGGATTTCCGTCTAAATTCTATAAACATCATATTTCCCGATATCTAAGCTTTAAGTCGATACCAAATCTAGCTGCCCGAATTTGCCCGTTTTTATATTAGAGCCGATTTAACTTGACACAACACCCCAAAAACCTGTTCAAAAACGGTCATTTTTATGCCGCGCAGTCATCTTTAGCGCACCGCATGGGGGTACATTACCGTTCGCTTTTGCACGGCGAGGACGATCccccttccattccatgaaagtgacatgaattccgggcttaatttaaacaaaataaatgttgctaAAGCAAATAAGGCCTATACCCACAACTCTTCCAGGGAAAAAActtacttgtagaataatttcatcCCAAAACTCTCGTAATAGTGATACATTCGTGATGTTATATACTCTGCGTTTTACACAAGTCAACACAGCTTGATAAAGcacggttaatatttttcagattttaaagtttttttgtttataaatgtaattaataatcattttgatgcagtaaaaattattttcggcATCTCTTAAAACACTTTTTAGGCATAAACTAACATTCACTCTGGCCAACTTTAAAGTAGcacataacacaaagtttatatactacactatgtaattttgttttcacagatatttcaagtagccaatcaaaatttggtatcaaggtGACGCCATATCGGCTTTAAATTATGTCCAGTCGATTCTACGCCCAAAATTACCCATAATCAACATATTGAAGTAAAAATCTAACacggaatataattttggcgcactttcaacccattctggcccactgtgtcAGAACTTTTCTGGAGCGCGCTCCAGAAAAGTTCTGACTTTGTGACCACGATACGAGTCAAACCCAATGACCCAACTCAAAACATCATTGTTACGTCACCGTTACCTGTCGCGCAAGGCATTGTTTCGTCATAAGGATAGAGCGCACAGCAACATGACCAATGAGTGTATCACAAACATTATCATTGATTTTTCAATTCAGGTGAAACATTCCTGATCTACTAGTCTCGTTCACAAAGTTATTCCAAATTGGAAAAACTAGCTATTACGAGGAATTTTGTACACCGTTAATCAAAATGAACACCTTGGTGAGTTAATTACTGATCTTATTTTAATATCT is a window of Lytechinus variegatus isolate NC3 chromosome 2, Lvar_3.0, whole genome shotgun sequence DNA encoding:
- the LOC121407460 gene encoding neuronal acetylcholine receptor subunit alpha-3-like, yielding MKVLLGLFLLCFISMFGETISNPVEKRLKDTLFAGYDKSLLPSHEESLDLSLQMALSNLKEVDFSRGIIKMNVWLKMLWQDSRLAWDPMQFGNISILRVHSSEVFKPDISLYNSHSPNEMLSDDISVLVYNTGTVYYIPPTAIEASCTFDFKDYPYDTHKCRLKLGSWSYDNSKIKVTSSAKEIDLEDYWEHPVWDVVETSAVKNTISYPCCEDIYEDVTFHLTIRRRDSHGYIASSVIATWLILVVFLIGPSSAGERTLFAGFVFVSLVVLSAALSGEVPIYSATRLGRFLIAGMLVTAIVMVINGLICRFYPKDQPGQMKEGDGSAPRVFLFIDIGAFLGTVIILAILTGALFA